The sequence below is a genomic window from Pygocentrus nattereri isolate fPygNat1 chromosome 16, fPygNat1.pri, whole genome shotgun sequence.
atgatccaccacccaaataaacctgctctgtggtggtcctgctCATTGGAAAAGATGGAGAAAcggggctaacaaagcatgtCGAGgaacagtaagtggagctgacaaaatggacaatgagtgaagaaacaagaaggtggtttTACTGTTATGTGATAATATCAGTGAAATGTAGGTTAAGGATATCTCGGCTTCAGTCGAGGCTGCAGAGAGCTGCTCTGGAGAAATCTCCACACGGTCTTTCCTCTTGTCTGATCGTCGGAGGATGATGACGGAGTGAATGTGGACAATGCGGTTGGTGTCGACCTGTGGAGAGTTATAATCTGTTTCAGTAGCCAAACGAAATGCCAGGAGCTCCGCGCTGCGGCGCTCGTCTCCgccacaacaacaacagtggCCGTAGAGGCGCCTCACCTACCTCGCCAATGCACAGTCCCATAACCTCTTCTTTCTCCGTGCTCAAAGCATGATTCATACAGACAAGGAACGCGTCGGACTCTAAATGTACCGCACTAACTGCCATGATATGAGAATTAGTTCCCCAAAGCTGCCGCAGCTCAGATTTTCAATCTGGTGTGAAGGATGTTTATCAGCGCGCCGCAGTTCCGTATCAGCGCCGTATGCGTGTGCTACATCAAAACGTTCCGGTGGGCACCGCTGAAAGTCGTGCGAacgttttaaagggcccatgtcacGATAAACCGAACAttcttcacttcttttttttccatgaggaatataaacattttaaagaatcAGGATCGCTCTAGTCCATAACGTAACCGCTCCAAATAATGAAAGAGCATTTGCGACTACTGATTATTCAGGAAGAAGGAGGTGAAATAAATGCATCCCTCGCCTGTTTCTGGAAGTTATACAGGCACATGATCTGCACCAGTGGTATAACTAGGATCTTATGGGCCccagtgcaaaaaaaataaataaaagacgcCACCTCGTATGAAAATTAGATGACCGAATTTAGCTCCCTGTTTACTATATAGCGCACTTAATGTTAGATAGTGCGGCTAGCTGGGAGTCATGCACGCTAAACAGCTTTCCATAAGACATAGGGGTATAAGAGTAAGAGTATAAgagtagggagccatttgagatccAGCCCATACATGGAACACTcttttaaattcactgtttttgtgatgtgacgaaaaaaaaaaacaacacattcgcACAACTACATGTGTGCACCTCTTCCGtttgcagcagtttagccacgccCACTCACAGGGAGGTTATAAAGagtatttataatttataagaGCAAAAAGTATACTTTTTGAACGAGGCAGCCACTCAGAACAGCGATCAtttatatatcagtcttaaaagggccataacaaaaacagcctttttaacTGTAAGCGAACAACAGAGGCTGGAGAGCTGTCATTTAAAAGAAACTGCAACTGTTGTTATACTCAATCACACAAATGTAACATGGTGGTGAGAGGAAACAACTAATAAAATGCGAGAAAGCGTTCGATATGGGCCCTTAAAAGaagttttttaattaattttctaCACCTCATAACAATTATGGAAATTGGTCTATGGATTGGTACTGTTATAAGCATAGGCCAATAGGCTTAAGGTAAAGCATCAAATAAGAACCACTCCAACGAAGGGtgagaaaatgtaaatgaaaattgtAAACAGAACGGACAatcataaaaaagaaagaaataaaacaatataacaaTTTCAGTACACTGCACATAAAGCACATAGATATACTACATATAATGCAAGTTGATGTAATAAAACTgatattattttacataaaaaggtCAAATCAAAGGATACATTCCAGGTTTTCACAGCTTTGTTATTCATAACCAGTTcatgtaaaacattttgtgagggaacttttagaggcgTTAAAGTCTTCAGATGTCTAGTTCCTATCTGTTAGAAGCAAATATTTCACACCACACCACTCAGAGCGATTTTGTTGACATGTTAagcgtttaattatgcagactaTTTGGACAAATTGTGAAGTTTCTCTTTAATAATACACTTAAAAGAGAACGTTCATTAAAAGGAAATTCACTCTTTGGTCGGAAGAAAATAAGACGTGCACCGGGCCTCGGTGACGTCAGTGTGTTTATACCTGCTCCTACATGCCGCTTTGCTGATGGTGACAGTTAAACGAGGATTAAAGTCTGTCTGAGCGCCGAATTAAACCTGTTCATTGATAGATACCGGTTTAGAAAGCAAGGTTGGCCTCTCTGGTTTCAGTAGACGGGGCGGCTGGGCTGTTTTGCTCGTACAGATGCCACAGAAGGATCCCTGTCAGAAACAGGCGTGTGCGATTCAGAAGTGTTTACAAGGTAACTTGATGCTGTTTTCACAGCCGCATAAAGCTGATTCAGCCTGACAGACAGCGGCGACTTTATCCGTGTCTGTCTTATATTTTTAACAGCCAACAAATACATTGAAAGCCGCTGTGAGGACGTGATCCGGGCCATGCGACAATGCTGCGAAACCCACAGCGGAGTGAACTCTGTTTGCTGCTCCGGCTTCGCCAGAGAGCACAAAACGACCGAGGAGAAAACATGAGCGCGGTTAGCACGGCCTCCTCTGACATGCTGCGTTGTGCCCATCTGCTGAACTACTCCAAAGTGTGTAAGGATGTCTGAGACTGATCTGATCATAAAAAATGTTCTGTTGCCTGGATTAAATTAAGATCACGTGAAATTAAGTGTACCCCTCgcattttttgtgtatttaattaAGATCTTATGAGCCCCAATACAAAAATAATGCCATAATAGCAATGCAGTTTGCTTTGTTTATTCATGTCTCAAGCAGGTCGAGGCTCTCAAGGCATGCCACTCCACCCACTCTTAAACAATGGCTCTTCAAGGAATGTTTTGTAAAggttgtggttctatatagcaaatTTATTGAATACtttaagaaccatttgaatgcatgttctttgcatggtcaaatggttTTGCTCTTGGAAAACCAGGTGTATATGGTTCCTTAAAGCAGTGATTCTCTAACTGGGCTCAGGGATAGACTAGTGGTCACCAGTCCTTCTCCTAGATATCTACCTTCTACTTCCAGCCTGCATTTCTGATGCTGGCCCCTCCACAGGCCTCCCCAATACTATTGCTGGAGCAGGTATGGAAGACTGTGATTGGAACTAGATTCTGCAGGAAGCTAGATCTCCAAGACCAGGGCTGGTGACCCTTGCCCTAGACAGTCCAGTAAAGTTTATTTCcacagcacatttaaaaacaaccaAAGCTGACCAAAGTGCTGTAGAGCTAATCAAAGTCCACAGTGCCAGTGTTTGTTCTGTGTGATACACGTTACCTTGGAGCACAAATCCAAACCATACACCTTTAAAAAGAgatgggttctttagtgaagaaaattattctatatagaattatgagcactccaagaaccctttgcatgattagacGGTTCATTGCATCACAACGTGGTTCTGAGGGAGAATTGTAgagttgtagatggttctatacagcaaaaagggttcttgttaAAATGTCTAGCTTGTCATATTGGAAGAACCTtgtttggtgcaatatagaaccatatactacacattctccatcaatcagaagatttcatgatgcaaagaacccgttaatcatgcaaagggttctttgtgtgttcatagttctatatagaactttaccattctttactaaagaaccttttgaagaggttttttttaagagtgtatggggatccctgaggaccagtttgagaaccactacctgatagaaccctttcaaaaatggttctatacagcaacaAATGGCATCCACAATTGTTTTGAGGCAAAAATCCCTTTTTAACATTCAATGTTGAGGACTGGTTCTCAAATTCAAGTCATCAGGGCCCCTTAAATGGTCCTCATTTTTGCTCCAACTCAAATTTCCATAGAAACATATGCAAAGTGTTGACCATCTGGGTGGCCCTGAAGACTGGTTTGAATAATCAGTTGTCACTGGCCAAATAAGGGTACATAGATTGCCAAGAACCCATTCATACtttgataaatatatatttatattatttgataggaataattttgatattttaacTTGAGCTGCATTATGAATAAGTGGGAGATAAATGAATGTCAGGGCTGTTTGTGAATCGTTAATGAAAGCTAGCTGGTGAGGTATGTTGTTAGGCAAGTAGATCTTACTGTGAGTCATGGGTGTACAACTGTGATGAACCCAATAAAGATTATGCTACTGTTTTGCGGCCCAACCACCATTTCACTCACGTCACCCCCAAGTCTATAATCCGGTTTAATGATTGGTTCTCATAAAAGCAAAATCCAGCAGCACAGCCAGTCATCTAGTTCCATTTATCTTTCACTGTCAGCCCATGATGTCTCACTGTAACTGCtaaaaaaatgttgaattttaCTGGAGAGTAAAGGAACATGAGAGTTCACAAACATGGAACATCAGGTCATGAACATATACATGACAGCACCCCTAAATCAAACCTACACTACCATTACATACTCTAAAGGATGTCATGCATACGATCCAATAGCACAATGTAAACCTAGGATTTGGCTGGTTGCTCTTTAAGAAGTCTTAAAATCTTCTGAGCTATATTGGCCTCTGTGTGACTCTACTGAAAACGCCTTCAAAACAAAAGCTTAAAACCAGAAAAACCAATCCAGCCCGTCTAAATCTAAAGCCAACCAAGAAAGACTGTTGACACCACAATAGCTGACTTACTtcagttttacttttattttaagaaaatacaACTTTTGGTGGAATCTTATTTAGGGGCCCCTCTCTCTTCGAAGCTAACGAGTTCCATAAGTTGCTGCACTTTAGCATGAGGGGAAATTTTTCTGACCATTTATTGAAGCCATAAAACATTTTGCCAGTTTTCACACACAGAGTTTAAAGGGTGCCATACACATACTGTAAAGATCTTTAGACATACATACTTAAACTGTGTATGAGTTACTCATAAGACAAAATATATTCCAAAATggatcaaataaaatgtaacaaaattaACGGGAAACTAAAATGCGAAAACCATGTACAtgccaaaaaataaaagccACAAAATAAGCTTTTCGCACTGTTGGCTGTGCTTATTAAGAAAGATGTAGTTAAAGAGCTACAGTATATAAATACTTAGTGTAACGAGTATTCAGTTCAAGCTGCAGTACAAGTCATTTAAATGCCAAAACCTGTTACATGCGGTAAAGCTGACATCTTTTTTATGCTTATGTTGAGAATACACAGAAAATGAAGGAGAAGCTGCTTATGATGCCAGACCCAGCAGGAATCCTCCAGCAAAGCCCCCCGTCAGCACAATATTCTTCTTCACGAATGTCTGCACCTTTACAGATCAAAATAGCATAGAGTAACAGTTAAAATCAGCTAAAGGCATTATGGAATTACACCAAATGTGACAATAACAGATGATACATAATACAGTACAATGCAGTACCGTATAGAAAAAAGAATATTTAGACAAGAGTGAGCTGTTCACTCAGAGAGTGAGCTGTTTCTGTGGACCAGATGTGgcaaactccagtcctggaggacCACAGTCCAgcactttttggtcattttcctactcaaacacacctgattcacctCAGCGGTAAATTACCAGATCTGGCTGGTGTGTCAAGAGCAGGAAAATCAACCATGCTGGACTGCTGTTCACAACCCGGAATACTACTTTGATCAGATGAAATCTACTACACTCCAAAACAGGAATTCTAccattttttccccacattttTGTATAATTAAATTCTCAACAAAATAATTTAgtgatttaatgtaaaatgtgccatcacACAGTAACATACCAGTCACAATTCTTAACCGTtctacaatagttttgagataaagttttggcctaaaacatttttttaatccattcactgtacagaggtacatgcagggtctTGTAAGGCAAAAAGTccataaagaaaacattttctctcatgtaccactattttaccattatcaacatcacatataaaagtTCAGGAGACacatgtgggttcactggttgttCTACAGTAAATGTAATGGTTACACTTgcactgtagacattgtgactctTGGTTTGTATCATCACCATTAAAGAAATCTGATGCAGTAAGTTTCAcgacaatgaaccatttcacatcaaactgctctgaatgactttttcttgcatctcaatgactgaacaattcagaaattctgaaaacatGAACGCTCCTCATACCTCATCCACTTTTGTCCTCACTTCTTTAGGTGGCCTCTCAGTATTTAGCTTCAGCTGCTTCTTGGCCTTGTTCACATCCCGTTCAACCCTCTTCCAATCAATTTTAATGTAGCCTGTGTGATTAGCGATCTAAAAGGACAAGGTAAGAGTGGCTTATTAGACGGCAGCAGATTTGTATCATTTTGTAGGTTCAAGCAAGAGAGCTTATATTACTGTACCTGAAGCAGAAAGAAGCCGCCACCTACTGCCGATGCAGCCAGTTTCCCGACTTTTTGAAACAAATACCCTGCACACCTTGGAGAGATGAACACATGGCATGTTAAAGGCTTTAATTCTGTCGCTGTAACGTCTAACTACAATGCTTTTCATTCTGTTAATTCctctaactctgtttttttactCACCAGCCAGTCACTCCACCGATAGCGAGCTGCGTTGCTACCGAATACTTCTCGGCGGCTGGCCCAGAATTGTTGCCAAACACTTTATTCCACCATCTCTGTTTCTTGACTTGTTCTGCCAAGTCCATCACAAAGGCTTCTCCCTCTGTTTAGACAGAAGAAATAACCAAATGAATGTAGCACATGGCTAATTTTTAGCCTTAATGTTTGCAGGCCTCATGTTTAGCCATGCTTACTGGGTAACCTATTAAAACTAGCTTACATGCATTGCAAGTTCTTCCAGCCACAAGTTCAAGGTAGAACAGTTTCCCTAGAAGACACTGACAAACTTCACTCACTCAAAGCTCAGAACAACATTGAGGGTCAATGTTATGTAAGTAtgtgtgccctgcgatggactggcgacatgtccagggtgtatcctgccttccgcccgatgactgctgggataggctccagcaccaccaccccTCTtgcccgtgaccctgacggagaagcggcttagaaaatggatggatggatgttatgtAAGCAAAGGCCTCTATCCCATTATGTTACAACTAAAAACACTGCTGAGACAATGAAAGGGTGCATTCAAATGGCTCTTTTTTGAAAGACTACTAATAAGAACAATTATCCACCATCACAGAGGCGTAGCCAGGGGGTGGCCAATGCTACCCTGGGGTGAAGCACAGCCACCCTTCTGGTCACACCAGTTATGGAATGTGAGATAGTTACTAATCAGTTATAAGAGTCTGGTTGTGCtacatttattaattaataatagtgCATCCTGCTGTAATCGGCTAGTTTACTCAGCAAGCAGGTGAGTAAAAGTGCACTGGATcccttcagcagtgctgctctgaaGTAGACCATCAAAAAGTAGTGAACTATAATCGTTTATCATGCTAACTaacttctttttttcaattGAATAGATGCATGTGCTGTAGGATGAGCTTATACAGCACTGTCTGGCCAGCTTTCTACTCATTAGACTTCTGTATAACCTGTATTGAGGGGAGCCTAAATGAATCATTTCTATGTCCTGTCTATTTGAAATGCATGTTATTTGTGCCACCCAGGAACATCTCTGGGTGTTAGCTGGCCACTCCATTATAAAAGTGCCCCTGCACCATCACATAGAGaaagtaaaacaatgtctttagATGCAATGGCCAAGCTGAGCTCATCTCTTGAGAGTGACCTTGGCTGCAGCAGTAGCCCTTGGACAAAGGCCACCACCTCCACACAACCGAAATAGCACTGGCATAGCAGCCAAAAGAATGTCGGGGTCAGTTTGCATCAGACGGATTTGTATTTAAAATCGTCAGAG
It includes:
- the cmc4 gene encoding cx9C motif-containing protein 4, giving the protein MPQKDPCQKQACAIQKCLQANKYIESRCEDVIRAMRQCCETHSGVNSVCCSGFAREHKTTEEKT
- the fundc2 gene encoding FUN14 domain-containing protein 2, giving the protein MAEKINEGEAFVMDLAEQVKKQRWWNKVFGNNSGPAAEKYSVATQLAIGGVTGWCAGYLFQKVGKLAASAVGGGFFLLQIANHTGYIKIDWKRVERDVNKAKKQLKLNTERPPKEVRTKVDEVQTFVKKNIVLTGGFAGGFLLGLAS